Proteins encoded by one window of Microplitis mediator isolate UGA2020A chromosome 1, iyMicMedi2.1, whole genome shotgun sequence:
- the LOC130673154 gene encoding protein FAM200C-like, protein MSASRTKVTATINNVVSVNHIQQIVEVLQTSKFSAYVDETTDNTNDKWMTLMTLYVDPDSLIIRTELKQLIHVDATDCCATKLLEEFTNSLEQNKIPLDYLIRLARDNAPVMVDIINSFQKHFTKRLPHLLTLSCICHSLALIARDACKAAIPGEVDEIISGIPNFVNGSPKRLAEFTVFQEGSKQNSSKLLRFAPTRWLSRQIAISRILNNWDAMFNYLTEQSLMSSVAAATKLLNVMGNPVTKAYLLFLKFALDSLENMNVHFQANET, encoded by the coding sequence ATGAGTGCGAGTAGAACCAAAGTTACTGCAACTATCAACAACGTCGTCAGCGTTAATCATATACAACAAATCGTAGAAGTTCTCCAAACATCTAAGTTTTCGGCTTATGTTGACGAGACAACTGATAATACAAACGACAAATGGATGACGTTGATGACTCTCTATGTTGATCCAGATTCTTTGATTATACGGACTGagttaaaacaattaattcaCGTTGATGCCACCGACTGTTGCGCTACGAAACTTCTTGAGGAATTTACAAATAGTTTGGAACAGAATAAAATTCCACTGGATTATTTAATTAGACTTGCTCGTGATAATGCACCGGTCATGGTTGACATAATTAATTCGTTCCAGAAGCATTTCACCAAACGTCTTCCACATCTTTTGACGTTATCGTGTATTTGTCATTCTTTAGCGCTAATCGCTAGAGACGCTTGCAAAGCTGCGATTCCAGGTGAAGTTGATGAAATTATCTCAGGAATTCCGAACTTCGTCAATGGTAGTCCTAAACGATTGGCTGAATTTACTGTTTTCCAGGAAGGTTCTAAGCAAAACTCTTCTAAACTTTTACGATTTGCTCCGACAAGGTGGTTGTCTCGTCAAATCGCAATTTCTAGGATTTTGAACAATTGGGACGCgatgtttaattatttgaccGAACAATCTCTTATGAGTAGTGTTGCAGCTGCAACAAAATTGCTAAATGTCATGGGTAATCCCGTGACAAAAGCATAtctgctttttttaaaatttgcacTTGACTCTTTGGAAAATATGAATGTACACTTTCAAGCCAATGAAACATGA